In Truepera sp., the sequence GGGCGGCTGGGTGGTCGGCGGCGCGGGAGCGCTCCTTGACGCGAGCGTCCCGTTCAACGTCAGGCTCCACAACACGTTGTGGGTCCCGGCGCACTTCCACAACTACCTGCTGGGCGCCTCGCTCTACTTCGCCCTGGGGTGGATCTTCCAGAACCTGGAGGAGCGTAGCGGCAGACACACGCCGCTGGCCCTCCAATGGCTGATAGGCGTGATGGTCTTCGGCGGCACCCTGCTGTTCCTTCTTTCGTTCTACGTGGCCGGTGCCGACGGCGTGCCGCGCCGCTACTCGGTCGAACCCGACCCGGGGGCCGCCCTCGCGACCTGGGGCTCGGTCGGCGCGATAGTACTGCTCACCGGACTACTGGTGTGCTTGATCGAGGGTACGCGGCTGTGGCTCGCCGGCCGCTCCGCCGGGGTGCCCGTACCCGCCGATCCCCCGCGAGTGCCGGGAGCGGCCCCGACGGTGGCGCCGACTGTGGCGCAGGCCGAGCTCAGGCGGAGGCAAGCATGACCCGGCCGTCTCGCACCACCACCTACACCCTCGTGGCGCTTGGGCTAGTGGCCGTCGTGGTGGCAGAGCTGCACCTTGGCCTGCCGGACCCCGACCTCAGCATCAAGAACCACCACATCCAGCACGCGTTCTTCATTCTTGGCGGCGGCCTCTGGGGCCTCGCCCTGGCCGGCAGTTTGATGCCTGCCGGAGGGGCCGAGCCGCGCCGGAGCCGAAGCGCCTGGCTGGTGCTGGCGATTATCGCGCCCCTGGCGGCGATGTTCCTCATGTGGCCCTCCACCTACGAGTACCTCGAGGCTCATCCGTTCGTCCATGCCCTCGACCACGGGGTTTTCATCGTGCTGAGCGGGCTGACGACCTTCGCGGGGTATCAGTTCGCCAGGAGCATCGGCTGGGTCGTCGGCGCGGCCCTGACTGTCATGGCCTGGGCGGCGGCCTTCGGTTTCGGGGTGACCCCGGGGCCGAACCCCTTGCTCACGGCGAGCGCCACAACGCCGGCCGCAGCCTCGGCAACCGCCGCCTCGGCAACCGCGGCCCCGACGGCCGCCGCAGTGGACGGAGCTACCGTCTACCAGAACTGCGCCGCGTGTCACCAGCCACAGGGAACCGGCCTTCCCGGCGCCTTCCCGCCGCTGGCCGGCCACGTCCCACAACTCCTCGCCGCGCAGGGCGGGCGAGATTATGTTGTGCACGTCTTGCTCTACGGGTTGCAGGGGCCGATCACCGTCGACGGCAAGACCTACAACGGCACCATGCCTTCGTGGGCTCACCTGAGCGACGCCGAATTGGCCGCCGTCATCGACTACGTGAGCACCTCGTGGGGAGACGCGTTCCCAAGCGGGCAGCAGCCATACACCGCCGACGACTTCCAGGAAGCGCGCGCCACAGAGCTCACGCCTCAAGAAGTTCACGGCCTGAGGGAGGCCTTGAAGCTGCCGTGATCAGGCACCAGACGAAGCGGTGACGGGATAGGTAGCCGGCCGCGCAAGTAGCCGGGCGAGATACGTGGCGACCCGCCGACCCCACGTGGCGGGCCGTTGCATCAAGCGTCACCGCGCACCGCCAGACCGAGGTTCAGGCTTGTGGTGCCGCAGCGGCCACCTAGAAACTAGGAGGATCTGCTGGGCCGGGCCATCGGGAAGCACCGGGAGGCTGCTGGCCGCGACCGACGGCGCGACCAGCTCGGGAGGTCTTGGATCATGAAGGCTAACCCTTTGATGCCGGCTACCCAAAAAAGTCGTTACGACGCGAGTTCGCCGCCCGCGGCTGAGGGCGCTGCCGATGGCGCTCGCCGCCCTGCTGCTCCCGGTCGTCCTCCTCGCGGGGTGCGCCACCGCGGCTCCCAAGGGGCCACCGAAGGGGCCTCCGTCGGGGCCCCCGACCGTCGACGTGACCGGCACCTGGACCGGGACCTGGGACAGCACCACCGACGGTGACGGCGGCGTGGTTGCCGACCTGCAACAGTCGGGCAGTAGCCTTGGCGGAACGGTGACCATTACCGGCTCGGTCTGCATCCACTCCGGCACCGTGACGGGCACCATCAGCGGCTCGCAGGTCACGTTCGGGGTAGTCAACGCCGGCGATACCGTCCAGTACAGCGCTTCCAACGTCACCGCCAACCAGATGACCGGCACCTACGAGGTCACCACCGGCCTCTGCAAAGGGGACGAGGGAACCTTCGATATCAGCAAGTGAGCTGCGGCTCGCGCCATGTAGGTCTGGCCCGCTGAGGGTGTGATCGCGCTCCTGCCGGGACCAGCACTCGAGCGCCTCCAGCAACGCCGTAGTATTGGATATGGCGTTGCCGGAGGCGTTTCCGGGCGTGCGGGGTTGCCGCAAGGCCGTGGCCACGGCGCTGATGCTTGGCCTTCTTACGGGTTGCAGTCCGGCCGCGTCGTCGTGGACGTCGGCCGGCGCAACGCAGTCCGGGCAGTTCGACAGCGGCGCCGCGGAGGCGGTAGCGCGCGACCACGTCCTCGACGTGCTGACCTTCAACGCTGCCCTGCTTCCCGCGGTCGTGGCGCCTACACGCCAAGCAGAACGTGTGGCGGTCATGGCACCCCACCTGCTCGGTTATGACGTGCTGGTTCTACAGGAACTCTTCGTGAACGGTTGGCGCGAGTCCCTGCTCACCCAGCTTGCCGCCTGGTACCCGTACAGGTCGGACGTGGTCGGCAAGGCCGGCGCCGGCGGTAACCCGTTCCGGCAAGACGGCGGCATCATCATCCTGAGCCGGTGGCCTATCAGCCGGCAGGCGTCCTTGACGTTCGGTGGCGCGTGCAGCGGCACCGACTGCTTGGCCGACAAGGGGGTGGCTTATGCCGAAGTGAACAAGGGGAGGTTCCGCTACCACGTCTTCGCCACCCACGCGCAGTCGGAGTACGGTTTCGGAGTGGTAGGGGTACGCCACCGGCAATTCGAGATGTGGCGCGCTTTCATGGTGGACCAGAAGATCTCGCCTGGCGACCCGGTGGTGCTCGCGGGAGACTTCAACGTCGACGCCTACACTCGGGAACTCGCTTCGGTGCTGCGCACCCTGAACGCAGTGCGCCCCGTGACGCGGGGCCCACACCGGTTTACCTGGGACCCGGAGAACAACGGGCTGGCGACCGGCCCGAGCCAGTGGCTCGACTACGTCCTCTACGCCGCAGATCACGCCATTCCCGAGGCGGCGTGGAATCGGGTGGTCCCTCTGCGCGCGGGGAGCCTCGACCTGTCGGACCACTACGCCGTGTGGGGTCGCATGGTGATGGCAAGTCCGTAACGCCGGCCACGTGGCCTGCGCGCTACCGCCCGGCCGACGCACGCCGCCTATGATTCGATCAACCACCCGCCCACCCCAAGTCCGACGCTCGGAGGTAACGGAATGACGCTGACGGCAGAACGCACCCGCGCGAAACGGATCGTCATGGTCCAGAGCTTCACCGATGGCCAGCTCGACCCGGCCGTGCCCATGCTAGGCCCCGTCGCCGATGGCGGCACCATCATCGCGAGCACCGCACCCGGTTGCTGGGGCCCCATGATCACCCCGGAGTTGCTCGGCGGTCACGAGGTGACCAAGCCCGTCTTCGTGGAGGGGGCCGAAGTGGGCGACGCCGTCGCGATCCGCGTCCAGGGCATCACCATCACCTCACTGGCCACCGCCTCCGGCCACGACACCTCACCCGAAGGGCACTTCCTCGGCGACCCGTACGTCGCGGCGCGCTGCCCCGTCTGCGACGTCGTGAACCCCGCCACGCGCGTGGAGGGCATCGGCCCCAAGGCGGTCGTGTGCGCCACGTGCGGCAACCCCGTCACCCCGTTCCAGTTCGTCCACGGCTACACGGCGGTCTTCGATGACGAGCGGCAACTCGGCGTCACCGTCCCTGCGCAGGTGGCGCGCCGCTTCGCCGAAAGCCCCGAGGAGTACGCGGCGCTGCCGGATGCCTCCATCCAACACCCAATCCTCGTCTACGCCCCGTCCGACATGCCCGGCGTCATGCTGCGCGCCCGCCCCTTCCTGGGTCAACTGGGCAGCACGCCGTCGATCCGGATGCCCGACTCGCACAATGCCGGCGACTTCGGTTCCGCCCTGATCGGCGCCCCACACGGCTCCGCCATCACCGCCGACGAGCTAGAGGAGCACCGCACCGACGGCCACATGGACGTCAACTCGGTCCGCGCCGGTGCCATCGTGGTCGTGCCCGTCAAGGTCGCGGGCGCGGGGGTCTACATGGGCGACATGCACTTCAACCAGGGCAACGGCGAGATTGCCGGCCACACCCTCGACGTGGCCGGGGTGGTGACGCTGCAGGTAGAGGTGGTCAAGGGTCGCGCGCTGGAGGGCCCCGTGATCTTCCCGCTCATAGACGACCTGCCGCCCTCCGCCAAGCCGTTCACCGCCGAGGAGCGCGCCCGCGCCCAGCGTCTCGCCGACGCGTACGGCGTGGGCGAGCTGGAAGACTCGGCGCCGATCTCGGTCATCGGCAGCGGACCCAACCTGAACGTGGCCACCGACAACGGCTTGGCGCGCGCAGCGCGGCTGCTGGGGATGAGCGAGGCCGAGGTGCGCAACCGCGCCACGGTCACCGGCGCCATAGAGATCGGTCGCAATCCGGGAGTGGTCCGCGTCACGTTCCTGGCACCCTTGTGGAGGCTCGACGAGGCGGGCCTTGGAGGCTTTGCGCGAGAGCAGTACGGGTTGTAAGCCGGCCGCGAGGGCCACGTCACGACCAGCGCGCTACCGGGGGAGGCCCCGGTGGCGCGCTGGTTCATGCTCGGCGGTCCGCTGGAGCGGCCGACGCTAGACAGCTATGAGACTGTTGGTGCGCTTGCTTGCCGCACGTTCGAGCAGGTAACCGAGCACGTCGGCGGCCCCGTACGACATGTCTTCGGCCATCAAGGGCAAGATGGCCTTCAGGTCGTCACCGCTCGTGACCAACGGCAGTTCCTCCGTCTCGCGCTTGCGGGCCTGAGCCAGGCCGACGTCGGCCATGAGGGCGTTGCAGAGGCACTTGCGGCCCACCGTGTCGGCCGCATCGCCGCCCTTCCTGACGTAATCGGCGACGGGTTCGGCGGGGCAGCGGTGGCCGATCCCACCGTCGTCGGTGCGGTAGGCCTCCCGGAGGTAGCCTAGGTCGCAGACGCGCCGGCGCGCGCCATACTCCTCCTCCTGGGAGAGAGTGCCCGGAATCTCGACCACTTTGAACGGGAAGCCCGTGGGAGAAGCGCGCGCGTCGGTCTTGACGTGCGCCTTGCCGGCAGCGATGAGTTCGAGCACAGAGCGCTTGATTCCTTGGGCGATGCCGGACTCGCGGCAGTAGGCAAACAGCGTGCCCACCTGCACTCCCGCGGCGCCGTGCGCTTGTGCTTTCTCCAGCCCCTCG encodes:
- a CDS encoding cytochrome c, which encodes MTRPSRTTTYTLVALGLVAVVVAELHLGLPDPDLSIKNHHIQHAFFILGGGLWGLALAGSLMPAGGAEPRRSRSAWLVLAIIAPLAAMFLMWPSTYEYLEAHPFVHALDHGVFIVLSGLTTFAGYQFARSIGWVVGAALTVMAWAAAFGFGVTPGPNPLLTASATTPAAASATAASATAAPTAAAVDGATVYQNCAACHQPQGTGLPGAFPPLAGHVPQLLAAQGGRDYVVHVLLYGLQGPITVDGKTYNGTMPSWAHLSDAELAAVIDYVSTSWGDAFPSGQQPYTADDFQEARATELTPQEVHGLREALKLP
- a CDS encoding sphingomyelin phosphodiesterase, yielding MALPEAFPGVRGCRKAVATALMLGLLTGCSPAASSWTSAGATQSGQFDSGAAEAVARDHVLDVLTFNAALLPAVVAPTRQAERVAVMAPHLLGYDVLVLQELFVNGWRESLLTQLAAWYPYRSDVVGKAGAGGNPFRQDGGIIILSRWPISRQASLTFGGACSGTDCLADKGVAYAEVNKGRFRYHVFATHAQSEYGFGVVGVRHRQFEMWRAFMVDQKISPGDPVVLAGDFNVDAYTRELASVLRTLNAVRPVTRGPHRFTWDPENNGLATGPSQWLDYVLYAADHAIPEAAWNRVVPLRAGSLDLSDHYAVWGRMVMASP
- a CDS encoding acetamidase/formamidase family protein — translated: MTLTAERTRAKRIVMVQSFTDGQLDPAVPMLGPVADGGTIIASTAPGCWGPMITPELLGGHEVTKPVFVEGAEVGDAVAIRVQGITITSLATASGHDTSPEGHFLGDPYVAARCPVCDVVNPATRVEGIGPKAVVCATCGNPVTPFQFVHGYTAVFDDERQLGVTVPAQVARRFAESPEEYAALPDASIQHPILVYAPSDMPGVMLRARPFLGQLGSTPSIRMPDSHNAGDFGSALIGAPHGSAITADELEEHRTDGHMDVNSVRAGAIVVVPVKVAGAGVYMGDMHFNQGNGEIAGHTLDVAGVVTLQVEVVKGRALEGPVIFPLIDDLPPSAKPFTAEERARAQRLADAYGVGELEDSAPISVIGSGPNLNVATDNGLARAARLLGMSEAEVRNRATVTGAIEIGRNPGVVRVTFLAPLWRLDEAGLGGFAREQYGL